Proteins found in one Mucilaginibacter gracilis genomic segment:
- the meaB gene encoding methylmalonyl Co-A mutase-associated GTPase MeaB: MPSANAVPEIDFKLLARQLTMVENELPGANDLLKNLSYNANVPVIGLTGPPGAGKSTLVNALLSELLKEGKKIAVLAVDPTSPFNMGSLLGDRIRMTSHFNHPDVFIRSVATRGWVGGLSVKTMEMTDVLKAAGFNYIIIETVGVGQSEIDIAGLADITMVVLVPESGDEIQHIKSGLMEIADVFIVNKADRDNGDAFANNLQKLIHYNQVQVPVFKTTAITNTGITELLAHIKIQQSVQNSRKLYLLTEKVYRLIQYTRMQGLEKNKLRDIIAGVYLKSDFNIYRFADSFTNS, from the coding sequence ATGCCATCTGCCAACGCTGTGCCCGAAATAGATTTTAAATTACTTGCGAGGCAACTCACCATGGTAGAAAACGAATTGCCCGGTGCCAACGATTTGCTGAAAAATTTAAGCTACAATGCCAACGTTCCGGTTATTGGTTTAACCGGGCCGCCCGGTGCGGGCAAAAGCACCTTAGTAAATGCCTTGTTAAGCGAGTTGTTAAAAGAAGGGAAAAAGATAGCAGTACTGGCTGTTGACCCAACTTCGCCATTTAACATGGGCTCCTTACTTGGCGACCGCATCCGTATGACAAGCCATTTTAACCATCCCGATGTTTTTATCCGGTCGGTTGCTACGCGCGGTTGGGTTGGCGGCCTAAGTGTTAAAACTATGGAGATGACGGATGTTTTAAAAGCAGCAGGCTTTAATTACATCATCATAGAAACGGTAGGAGTCGGCCAGTCGGAAATTGATATAGCCGGTTTGGCCGATATTACCATGGTGGTACTGGTTCCGGAGTCGGGAGACGAGATACAGCACATTAAATCGGGATTGATGGAAATTGCTGATGTGTTTATTGTTAACAAAGCCGATAGAGATAACGGCGACGCATTTGCCAACAATTTACAAAAACTGATACATTATAACCAGGTACAGGTTCCGGTTTTTAAAACAACGGCTATTACAAACACCGGCATTACGGAGTTGCTTGCTCACATAAAAATACAACAAAGCGTTCAAAATTCCAGAAAACTATACCTTTTGACCGAAAAAGTATACAGATTAATCCAGTATACCAGAATGCAGGGACTGGAAAAAAATAAACTCCGGGATATTATCGCCGGAGTTTACTTAAAATCAGATTTTAATATCTATCGCTTTGCCGATAGTTTTACTAATTCATAA
- a CDS encoding glycosyltransferase family protein — protein sequence MKVAGFTFIRNAVKNDYPVVEAITSILPVCDEFIVALGNCDDGTRQLIEGINSPKIKILHTVWDESKRSGGTVFAEETDKAFNAISPDMDWAFYIQGDECVHEKYHALIRKEMEDNLNDTKIEGLLFKYLHFYGSYDFYSHSRRWYRREIRIIRNNKAIHSYRDAQGFRLDNRKIQVKLIDAYIYHYGWVKPPNGIVKKIHNFNQFYHGEQAAPQTEAPTYDFDYSNADKLIPFSGTHPAPMLKRIAAANWKLNIDWKAIKKKMPFRRKLLQKIEEITGWRVSEYRNYKIVKK from the coding sequence ATGAAGGTTGCAGGTTTTACGTTCATCAGAAACGCGGTAAAAAATGATTATCCCGTTGTGGAGGCCATTACATCAATATTACCGGTTTGCGATGAGTTTATTGTAGCACTGGGTAATTGCGACGACGGCACACGGCAATTGATAGAAGGCATTAACTCGCCTAAGATAAAAATACTGCATACCGTTTGGGACGAAAGCAAACGCAGCGGCGGTACCGTTTTTGCCGAAGAAACCGATAAAGCTTTTAATGCCATATCGCCGGATATGGATTGGGCCTTTTATATTCAGGGCGATGAATGTGTGCATGAAAAATATCATGCCCTCATCCGCAAGGAAATGGAAGATAACCTGAATGACACCAAAATAGAGGGCCTGCTTTTTAAATACCTGCACTTTTATGGTTCGTACGATTTTTACAGCCATTCGCGCAGGTGGTACAGGCGCGAGATCAGGATAATCCGTAATAATAAAGCTATTCACTCCTACCGCGATGCTCAGGGATTTAGGTTAGATAACCGTAAAATACAGGTTAAACTCATTGATGCTTACATTTACCACTATGGCTGGGTAAAACCGCCTAATGGCATTGTTAAAAAAATACACAACTTTAACCAGTTTTACCACGGCGAACAAGCTGCACCCCAAACCGAAGCACCTACTTACGATTTTGACTATAGCAACGCCGATAAGCTTATCCCGTTTAGCGGCACACACCCGGCACCTATGTTAAAGCGAATAGCCGCCGCCAACTGGAAATTAAATATTGACTGGAAAGCCATCAAAAAGAAAATGCCTTTCCGCCGCAAATTATTGCAAAAAATAGAAGAAATAACCGGCTGGCGCGTTAGCGAATACCGCAATTATAAAATAGTAAAGAAGTGA
- a CDS encoding glycosyltransferase family 9 protein produces MTNLNNQHILISRVDAIGDVVLTLPLCGYLKSIYPDVKISFLGRTYTGPIIKCCGAVDHFINYDDLKAFPEQEQILALKAESIDTIIHVYPQKKIAILAKKAGIKNRIGTTNRTFHWLTCNKLVRLSRKNSDLHEAQLNIGLLKPLGIKSVPQVSQLVGFYHFRQQVVLPQQFARLLASDKFNIILHPKSNGSGREWGLNRFAELIALLPADQFNIFISGSDKEKELLKDWLPTLPAHINDITGKLTLHQFIAFIAEADGLIAASTGPLHIAAMSGTHALGLYPTTRPMHAGRWGPIGKQAEFVNSGTDELHSISAGIVYDRVKAWL; encoded by the coding sequence GTGACTAACCTTAATAACCAGCATATATTAATAAGCAGGGTTGATGCTATTGGCGATGTTGTACTCACCTTGCCTTTATGCGGCTACTTAAAAAGTATTTACCCCGACGTAAAAATTTCGTTTCTTGGCCGCACTTACACTGGGCCAATTATTAAATGTTGCGGCGCCGTTGACCATTTTATTAATTACGACGATTTAAAAGCATTCCCAGAGCAAGAGCAAATATTAGCCCTGAAGGCCGAAAGCATTGATACCATAATTCATGTTTATCCGCAGAAAAAGATAGCTATATTGGCTAAAAAGGCAGGCATTAAAAACCGGATTGGTACTACTAACCGCACGTTTCATTGGCTTACGTGCAATAAATTGGTTAGGTTGAGCCGCAAAAATTCCGATCTGCACGAAGCTCAGTTGAATATTGGGTTATTGAAACCGTTGGGGATAAAATCGGTTCCGCAGGTTTCGCAATTGGTAGGCTTTTATCATTTCAGGCAGCAAGTTGTATTGCCGCAGCAATTTGCAAGGTTACTGGCAAGCGATAAGTTTAATATTATACTACATCCAAAATCAAACGGGAGCGGCAGGGAATGGGGATTAAACCGCTTTGCCGAACTGATAGCACTATTACCAGCAGATCAATTTAACATTTTTATTTCGGGCTCGGATAAAGAGAAAGAATTATTGAAAGATTGGCTCCCTACCCTACCTGCACACATTAACGATATAACAGGTAAATTAACGCTCCACCAATTTATTGCATTTATTGCCGAAGCCGACGGTTTAATTGCCGCAAGTACCGGCCCACTCCACATAGCAGCCATGAGCGGCACACACGCCTTGGGTTTATACCCAACCACACGCCCCATGCACGCAGGACGCTGGGGGCCAATTGGCAAACAAGCCGAATTTGTTAATAGTGGTACTGATGAATTGCACAGTATTAGCGCAGGTATTGTTTATGATAGGGTGAAGGCCTGGTTGTAA